In one Cottoperca gobio chromosome 12, fCotGob3.1, whole genome shotgun sequence genomic region, the following are encoded:
- the trim23 gene encoding E3 ubiquitin-protein ligase TRIM23 isoform X2, whose product MATAAAGINKQGALATMEPCIRHGRGAHGGTVKVLECGVCEDVFSLQGDKVPRLLLCGHTVCHDCLTRLPLHGRAVRCPFDRQVTELGDSGVWGLKKNFALLELLERLQNGASNHMGMAEDALKGMGECVIRCDEDESHTASMYCTVCATHLCAECSQHTHSTRTLAKHRRVPLADKPHEKTLCPQHQVHAIEFVCLEDACQTGPLMCCVCKEYGKHQGHKHAVLETEANQIRASILDMAHCIRTFTDEVSEYSRKLVGIVQQIEGGEQIVEDGVGMAHTEHVPGTAESARSCVRAYFADLHETLCRQEEMALSVVDAHVRERLIWLRQQQEDMTILLSQVSTACLHCEKTLQQDDCRVVLSKQEINCLLETLQKQQHQFTELADHIQLDAGIPVTFTKDNRVHIGPKMEIRVVTLGLDGAGKTTILFKLKQDEFMQPIPTIGFNVETVEYKNLKFTIWDVGGKHKLRPLWKHYYLNTQAVVFVIDSCHRDRLMEAHSELAKLLTEKELRDALLLIFANKQDIPGVVSVEEMTELLSLHKLCCGRSWHIQGCDARSGMGLHEGLDWLSRQLVAAGVLDVA is encoded by the exons ATGGCCACTGCTGCAGCAGGAATAAACAAGCAGGGCGCCCTAGCGACGATGGAGCCCTGTATCCGACACGGGAGGGGGGCTCACGGAGGCACGGTCAAG GTGCtggagtgtggtgtgtgtgaggacgtCTTCTCTCTCCAGGGGGACAAGGTCCCTCGTCTTCTGCTCTGTGGTCACACTGTGTGCCATGATTGCCTCACCCGGCTGCCTCTCCATGGCAGAGCGGTCCGCTGCCCCTTCGACAGACAGGTCACGGAGCTGG GCGACTCTGGAGTTTGGGGTCTGAAGAAGAACTTTGCTTTGCTCGAACTCTTGGAGCGACTCCAGAATGGAGCCTCCAACCACATGGGAATGGCGGAGGACGCCCTGAAGGGCATGGGAGAA TGTGTAATCCGCTGTGATGAGGACGAGAGCCACACGGCCTCTAtgtactgcactgtgtgtgccACCCACCTGTGTGCCGAGTGCTCCCAGCACACCCACTCCACTCGCACGCTGGCCAAACACCGTCGGGTGCCGCTGGCCGACAAGCCTCATGAAAAGACTCTGTGCCCGCAGCATCAGGTCCACGCCATCGAGTTTGTCTGCCTGGAGGATGCCTGTCAGACTGGGCCTCTCATGTGCTGCGTGTGCAAGGAGTACGGCAAGCACCAGGGACACAAG cacgCTGTTCTTGAGACGGAAGCTAATCAGATCCGCGCATCCATTTTGGACATGGCGCACTGCATTCGCACCTTCACCGATGAAGTGTCCGAGTACTCGAGGAAGCTGGTGGGCATCGTGCAGCAAATCGAAGGCGGAGAGCAGATAGTAGAGGACGGAGTTGGCATGGCGCACACTGAACAT GTCCCCGGCACGGCCGAGAGTGCGCGGTCCTGTGTCCGAGCTTACTTCGCCGATCTCCACGAGACTCTGTGTCGGCAGGAGGAGATGGCGCTGAGCGTAGTGGACGCTCACGTCAGGGAGAGGCTGATCTGGCtgaggcagcagcaggaggacatGACCATCCTGCTGTCTCAGGTCTCCACCGCCTGCCTGCACTGCGAGAAGACACTTCAGCAG GACGACTGCAGAGTCGTGCTGTCAAAGCAGGAGATCAACTGTTTGCTGGAGACTCTTcagaagcagcagcaccagTTCACAGAGCTGGCAGATCACATTCAGCTGGATGCTGGTATCCCCGTCACCTTCACTAAG GACAACCGGGTCCACATCGGCCCGAAGATGGAGATCCGCGTAGTGACTCTCGGGCTCGACGGAGCCGGAAAAACCACCATCCTCTTCAAGCTGAAGCAAGACGAGTTCATGCAGCCCATCCCAACCATCG GTTTTAATGTGGAAACTGTTGAATATAAGAACTTGAAATTCACCATCTGGGATGTGGGTGGAAAACATAAACTCAGACCCCTCTGGAAACACTACTATCTGAACACTCAAG CGGTGGTGTTCGTGATTGACAGCTGCCACAGGGACAGACTCATGGAGGCTCACAGCGAGCTCGCCAAACTACTGACGGAGAAGGAGCTGAGGGACGCTTTGCTGCTCATCTTTGCAAACAAACAG GACATTCCCGGCGTTGTGTCAGTGGAGGAGATGACGGAGCTGCTGAGCCTACACAAGCTGTGCTGTGGGAGGAGCTGGCACATCCAGGGCTGCGACGCCCGCAGCGGGATGGGCCTCCACGAGGGGCTGGACTGGCTCTCCAGACAGCTGGTGGCCGCTGGTGTCCTGGACGTAGCCTAA
- the trim23 gene encoding E3 ubiquitin-protein ligase TRIM23 isoform X3: protein MRTRATRPLCTALCVPPTCVPSAPSTPTPLARWPNTFVCLEDACQTGPLMCCVCKEYGKHQGHKHAVLETEANQIRASILDMAHCIRTFTDEVSEYSRKLVGIVQQIEGGEQIVEDGVGMAHTEHVPGTAESARSCVRAYFADLHETLCRQEEMALSVVDAHVRERLIWLRQQQEDMTILLSQVSTACLHCEKTLQQDDCRVVLSKQEINCLLETLQKQQHQFTELADHIQLDAGIPVTFTKDNRVHIGPKMEIRVVTLGLDGAGKTTILFKLKQDEFMQPIPTIGFNVETVEYKNLKFTIWDVGGKHKLRPLWKHYYLNTQAVVFVIDSCHRDRLMEAHSELAKLLTEKELRDALLLIFANKQDIPGVVSVEEMTELLSLHKLCCGRSWHIQGCDARSGMGLHEGLDWLSRQLVAAGVLDVA from the exons ATGAGGACGAGAGCCACACGGCCTCTAtgtactgcactgtgtgtgccACCCACCTGTGTGCCGAGTGCTCCCAGCACACCCACTCCACTCGCACGCTGGCCAAACACC TTTGTCTGCCTGGAGGATGCCTGTCAGACTGGGCCTCTCATGTGCTGCGTGTGCAAGGAGTACGGCAAGCACCAGGGACACAAG cacgCTGTTCTTGAGACGGAAGCTAATCAGATCCGCGCATCCATTTTGGACATGGCGCACTGCATTCGCACCTTCACCGATGAAGTGTCCGAGTACTCGAGGAAGCTGGTGGGCATCGTGCAGCAAATCGAAGGCGGAGAGCAGATAGTAGAGGACGGAGTTGGCATGGCGCACACTGAACAT GTCCCCGGCACGGCCGAGAGTGCGCGGTCCTGTGTCCGAGCTTACTTCGCCGATCTCCACGAGACTCTGTGTCGGCAGGAGGAGATGGCGCTGAGCGTAGTGGACGCTCACGTCAGGGAGAGGCTGATCTGGCtgaggcagcagcaggaggacatGACCATCCTGCTGTCTCAGGTCTCCACCGCCTGCCTGCACTGCGAGAAGACACTTCAGCAG GACGACTGCAGAGTCGTGCTGTCAAAGCAGGAGATCAACTGTTTGCTGGAGACTCTTcagaagcagcagcaccagTTCACAGAGCTGGCAGATCACATTCAGCTGGATGCTGGTATCCCCGTCACCTTCACTAAG GACAACCGGGTCCACATCGGCCCGAAGATGGAGATCCGCGTAGTGACTCTCGGGCTCGACGGAGCCGGAAAAACCACCATCCTCTTCAAGCTGAAGCAAGACGAGTTCATGCAGCCCATCCCAACCATCG GTTTTAATGTGGAAACTGTTGAATATAAGAACTTGAAATTCACCATCTGGGATGTGGGTGGAAAACATAAACTCAGACCCCTCTGGAAACACTACTATCTGAACACTCAAG CGGTGGTGTTCGTGATTGACAGCTGCCACAGGGACAGACTCATGGAGGCTCACAGCGAGCTCGCCAAACTACTGACGGAGAAGGAGCTGAGGGACGCTTTGCTGCTCATCTTTGCAAACAAACAG GACATTCCCGGCGTTGTGTCAGTGGAGGAGATGACGGAGCTGCTGAGCCTACACAAGCTGTGCTGTGGGAGGAGCTGGCACATCCAGGGCTGCGACGCCCGCAGCGGGATGGGCCTCCACGAGGGGCTGGACTGGCTCTCCAGACAGCTGGTGGCCGCTGGTGTCCTGGACGTAGCCTAA
- the trim23 gene encoding E3 ubiquitin-protein ligase TRIM23 isoform X1: MATAAAGINKQGALATMEPCIRHGRGAHGGTVKVLECGVCEDVFSLQGDKVPRLLLCGHTVCHDCLTRLPLHGRAVRCPFDRQVTELGDSGVWGLKKNFALLELLERLQNGASNHMGMAEDALKGMGECVIRCDEDESHTASMYCTVCATHLCAECSQHTHSTRTLAKHRRVPLADKPHEKTLCPQHQVHAIEFVCLEDACQTGPLMCCVCKEYGKHQGHKHAVLETEANQIRASILDMAHCIRTFTDEVSEYSRKLVGIVQQIEGGEQIVEDGVGMAHTEHVPGTAESARSCVRAYFADLHETLCRQEEMALSVVDAHVRERLIWLRQQQEDMTILLSQVSTACLHCEKTLQQDDCRVVLSKQEINCLLETLQKQQHQFTELADHIQLDAGIPVTFTKDNRVHIGPKMEIRVVTLGLDGAGKTTILFKLKQDEFMQPIPTIGFNVETVEYKNLKFTIWDVGGKHKLRPLWKHYYLNTQAVVFVIDSCHRDRLMEAHSELAKLLTEKELRDALLLIFANKQFACLQDIPGVVSVEEMTELLSLHKLCCGRSWHIQGCDARSGMGLHEGLDWLSRQLVAAGVLDVA, from the exons ATGGCCACTGCTGCAGCAGGAATAAACAAGCAGGGCGCCCTAGCGACGATGGAGCCCTGTATCCGACACGGGAGGGGGGCTCACGGAGGCACGGTCAAG GTGCtggagtgtggtgtgtgtgaggacgtCTTCTCTCTCCAGGGGGACAAGGTCCCTCGTCTTCTGCTCTGTGGTCACACTGTGTGCCATGATTGCCTCACCCGGCTGCCTCTCCATGGCAGAGCGGTCCGCTGCCCCTTCGACAGACAGGTCACGGAGCTGG GCGACTCTGGAGTTTGGGGTCTGAAGAAGAACTTTGCTTTGCTCGAACTCTTGGAGCGACTCCAGAATGGAGCCTCCAACCACATGGGAATGGCGGAGGACGCCCTGAAGGGCATGGGAGAA TGTGTAATCCGCTGTGATGAGGACGAGAGCCACACGGCCTCTAtgtactgcactgtgtgtgccACCCACCTGTGTGCCGAGTGCTCCCAGCACACCCACTCCACTCGCACGCTGGCCAAACACCGTCGGGTGCCGCTGGCCGACAAGCCTCATGAAAAGACTCTGTGCCCGCAGCATCAGGTCCACGCCATCGAGTTTGTCTGCCTGGAGGATGCCTGTCAGACTGGGCCTCTCATGTGCTGCGTGTGCAAGGAGTACGGCAAGCACCAGGGACACAAG cacgCTGTTCTTGAGACGGAAGCTAATCAGATCCGCGCATCCATTTTGGACATGGCGCACTGCATTCGCACCTTCACCGATGAAGTGTCCGAGTACTCGAGGAAGCTGGTGGGCATCGTGCAGCAAATCGAAGGCGGAGAGCAGATAGTAGAGGACGGAGTTGGCATGGCGCACACTGAACAT GTCCCCGGCACGGCCGAGAGTGCGCGGTCCTGTGTCCGAGCTTACTTCGCCGATCTCCACGAGACTCTGTGTCGGCAGGAGGAGATGGCGCTGAGCGTAGTGGACGCTCACGTCAGGGAGAGGCTGATCTGGCtgaggcagcagcaggaggacatGACCATCCTGCTGTCTCAGGTCTCCACCGCCTGCCTGCACTGCGAGAAGACACTTCAGCAG GACGACTGCAGAGTCGTGCTGTCAAAGCAGGAGATCAACTGTTTGCTGGAGACTCTTcagaagcagcagcaccagTTCACAGAGCTGGCAGATCACATTCAGCTGGATGCTGGTATCCCCGTCACCTTCACTAAG GACAACCGGGTCCACATCGGCCCGAAGATGGAGATCCGCGTAGTGACTCTCGGGCTCGACGGAGCCGGAAAAACCACCATCCTCTTCAAGCTGAAGCAAGACGAGTTCATGCAGCCCATCCCAACCATCG GTTTTAATGTGGAAACTGTTGAATATAAGAACTTGAAATTCACCATCTGGGATGTGGGTGGAAAACATAAACTCAGACCCCTCTGGAAACACTACTATCTGAACACTCAAG CGGTGGTGTTCGTGATTGACAGCTGCCACAGGGACAGACTCATGGAGGCTCACAGCGAGCTCGCCAAACTACTGACGGAGAAGGAGCTGAGGGACGCTTTGCTGCTCATCTTTGCAAACAAACAG TTTGCATGTCTGCAGGACATTCCCGGCGTTGTGTCAGTGGAGGAGATGACGGAGCTGCTGAGCCTACACAAGCTGTGCTGTGGGAGGAGCTGGCACATCCAGGGCTGCGACGCCCGCAGCGGGATGGGCCTCCACGAGGGGCTGGACTGGCTCTCCAGACAGCTGGTGGCCGCTGGTGTCCTGGACGTAGCCTAA